The genomic segment CCGCTCGTTTCCCTCGCGGCCTGGCCAACGGGTCCGATCAGGTGGGCCGGAACTACATGCGTCATACCACCGGCACCGTCTGGGGTGTATTCGACGAGCCCGTCGAGATGTACAAGGGCACGACCATGGCGGGCGTGATTCTGGATGAAGCTCGCCATGATCCGAAACGTGGCTTCGTCGGCGGCTACGAAATGGAGACCATTTCGCTCGGGCTGCCGTTCATGGCCGCGTTCTTCAACCCGGGAGGCTGGGGCCGCGGTTTCACCGAAGCCATGGATCAGTATCGTTACATGGCCGGCATGTGGCTGGTCGGCGAGGACATGCCTCAGCAATCCAATCGCGTGACCCTCAGCGGCGAGGCCATGGACGATTTCGGGCTGCCGGTCGCTCATGTTCACTACGACGATCATGCAAACGACCGCGCCATGCGCGAACACGCCTATACGCAGGGCGAAGCCGTATACACCGCCGCCGGGGCCGTACGCACCTATCGCACCCCGCCATACCCCTCCACCCATAATCTGGGTACCTGCCGGATGAGCGCAGACGCGGGCGAGGGCGTGTGCAACGGGCATGGCCAGACCCACGAGCTGGCCAATCTGTTCGTATCCGACGGCAGCCAGTTCACCACCAGTGCGGCGGAAAACCCGACGCTCACCATCGTGACGCTGGCGATCCGGCAGGCCGACTATATTGCCGAGCAGATGAAATCGCGCACGATCTGATTCGAAGCCCGGCGCATGCCGGGCGAACGGCGTTTGTGGCACGCTGGGAGGATGCGATACCCGCTTGCCACCTACTCACGCGCGCATTTCATTGCCCTGATTGGCATCGTGCTGTTCTTCCTGGGCGGCGGAGTCGCGCACTTCTGGTTGTCGCCGTGGTTCGTGGCCATCGTGCCGGACTATATTCCCACGCCGGTGCTGGCCGTTGCCGTCAGCGGCGCCTGCGAGATTCTGGGCGCGATCGGCCTGCTCATGCCGCGTACGCGGCGCGCTGCCGGTATCGGTCTGCTCCTGCTGATCGTCGCCGTCTTCCCTGCCAACGTCTTCATGGCCCAGCATCCCGAACGGTTCGACGTCTTCCCGCTCTGGGCCCTGTACCTGAGATTGCCGCTTCAGCTGGTGCTCTTGGCCTGGGTTGGCTATGCCATGCGGCGCGCGGGATTGGCCACCAGCCTCTAGATCGATTCATAAGCGTGCGGCCTGGTGCGCTGAATCATTCAGGCCGAGCCCTTTAGCCGACAAGGGGTGCGGTCTATCCGTTTCGCGCGACTTTCGACTGCCTACAGTCGACGGTTGGCTGGCGACTGTTGCACATACAACCGTCGGTAACGTTAAATACCCATGCACACGCTCGTGTGCCCAGCACCTCTGCGTCGAATGAGGGCAGCCACCGATGGCGCGACGACAAGACAGGGCTCCGGGCGTTTGGACGAGCGACGGGTTTCTCTGGCCGGCTTGATCGACGGCCCGGCGAGCGTAATGGGTTGGGATGATCATCAAAGTGAATAAACCGGAAGCTGGCTTGGTCTCGGACAGTGGCGTCAACGTCTGGGTAGACGGTGATCCGCCGCCGCACGACGGCCCCACGGTTGATATCGAATGCTTCTACGAACTCGCACCCTCGCCGGAACTCTATGCGGCGCTCGAAGCACAGCAGATCAGCACGGATGCATTCACTGCGGATTACGAGCTGGAACTGGACCAGATACCGCTGGCCCGTTTCTCCACGCTGATTCGCGGCGCCCGCGATGATAGGCTGGCCTTGATCAGCCGTCGGGCGCTGCCTGCCCACGTGCTGCGACGCTATATCGACGATCTGGTGGCCATGACCGACGCAGACGATCGCCGTCTTGCCGAGGCGGGCCATCACTGTGCCTTGGTGGCCGAACGCGCCTATCGCGAGCAACGTGCAGCCGGTGCGACGCACACTCAGGCGGTGCGCGCTTCTCGCCAGGCCCTGCGGGACGGCGAGCCGCGCGTCTAGTCGAGCAGCTCGCGCGCGGCGACAGGACGAACGACGGGATGGAATCGGTCGTGTTGGAGTTCGTCTTTGAGTGCATTGTTTCGCAGTTTCGAGCGCAATCACTACGGTCGTGATTGGGTCGTGGGCGATATCCACGGCTGTTTCTACATGCTGGACCGGCTGCTCGACCGGGCCGGCTTCGACCGGCACTGCGATCGCTTGTTCAGCCTCGGTGATCTCATCGATCGTGGACCCGACAGTGAACGCGCGCTGGCCTATCTCGACGAGCCCTGGTTTCATGCCATTCGCGGCAATCACGAACAAATGCTGCTCGACAGCGTCCGCCATGGCGGCGATCTGCAGCGGCTCTGGCAGGTCAACGGGGGCGAGTGGTTCGCCGAGCTGAGCCCGTGGCACCAGGAAACCTTCACGGCCTATTGTTCGGCGCTGCCTCTGGCTGCGGAGGTGGAGTTACACGACGGGCGCCGGGCCGGACTGGCCCATGCCGATGTGCCGGACGATTGGGCCGACGTCGTCGACGGCCTGACCGGCGATACCGTCACGCCCGAACTGGCCAACCGGCTGCTCTGGCAACGAGAACGCGCTACGGAGATCGAACGACGGGACCGCGGCCTGTTGTGGCGCAGGCGCCGGCGGCCGATCGTGGTCCACGGCATCGATTTGGTGCTGTTCGGTCATACGCCGATGAGCGCGCCTACGCGCTGCGAGAACACCCGCTGGCTCGATACGGGTGCATTCATGGGTCGCCGGCTCACCGTCGCCGAGCTGGCTCTGGACGGTTGCGTATGGTCCCTGGCATCCGATCTGGATCATTGCAGTGACCAATGGCGTTGCGTGGTCTCGGATCGCAGGCGCTGAGCCGCGCACCGGACGAGTCACGGGTTCCGGTCGCGGCTCAGTTGGGCACAGTCGTCGGCGGGACTGAGGCCGGCAAACCGGTCGGCCAGGAAATCGACCGCCCGGGAGGCGTGGGTGATCGCGGCGGTGATGTGCTCGCCGAACGCCGATTCGAACACTACCGGCACACCCAGCTCACAGTAGCGGCGGGCCAGCGCACGCGCGTCGCTAGTCGGGGTGATCTGGTCGAACCGGGCGTGGTAGTACAGCAGCGGCGCGGTGAATGCGCGTTGGCCCAGGCGGTTTTCGGCGATGACCTGTCGAACCACCGGGACGGCCAGCAGGTTGTCGACGGTGACATAGTCGCGCATGTCGTCGAAGCTGTAGCCCGACAGCACCGGATCCTTGACCCAGGCCAGCTCCTGACCGACGCAGCTGGCATCCAGATCCTCGAACATCCGACGGCCTTTTTCGTTGAGCAGGGTATCGACATCGATACGGTCGTAAGCGCGCGACAGGCCGATGACGGCGGCGAAATACAGGCCGGCGAACAGCCCGCCATCGACATGCTCGGCCGAGCTGGCCAGATCCGCCGGCGGCCCGCCGGCGGCGATACCGACCAGATTGGTTTCCGGCGCGTAGTCGGCGGCGATTTCTGCTGCCCATAAACTGGCGAACGCGCCGCCCGAGTAACCCCACAGTGCGGCCGGAGTATCCGCATCGACCCACGCATCCGGGAGGAAGCGACGCGCTGCACGAATGCCATCGAGCACGCCCTGGCCGGCGTTGCGACCGGCCAGAAACTGCGTTTCCGGGCCCTCGTAATCGGGAATCACCACCACCCAGCCGCGGCGCAGTGCCTTGTTCATCAGCAGGTGTTCGACCATCGACCCGGACAGGATTTCATAAGAGGGCGCACAGCGGCGCGTGAGCGCGTCGTAAGCCACCTGATAGGACAAAAGCCTCGGTTTCGGCTCGTCTGGCACCAGGATCGTGGCGACCACCGCCTGTGGTTTGCCGTTGGTGTCATTGCTGCGATAAACGACCTGCCAGGCGCGCGCATTCACCTCGAAAAAGTAATAAGCCTCGGGCGCGATCGGCCGGTAGCGCAGTATCGTCCCCGGCGCCACCGCAGCCAGTTCCGCAGCCGAAGGCTGGACATGAAAGGCATCGTCGGCGGGGGGCTCGAACGGCGCTTCGGGCTCGGAAAAGCGCGCTGCGGTATCGGCTACCGTAGCCGGCGGCACGGCCTGATCGGTGACCGGCGGCTGCCAGGCGCAGCCGGCGGCCAGTGCCATAAGACACGCGGCATACGATCTAATCAAACCGTTTGAGTAGTGCAAATTGAACCAAACTTCATTTTTAGCGTTATTTTTATCTAGAACAGAAGCGCGCCGGCTCTCGGACATGCAGTTGATAAGCATGCTGATGGCCAATTGGAAAATACCCAAAGTAACGCTATTTGGCGCAACCACATCATTTTAGCCCGCGGCCACTCTGTGAGTGAATCGTTCTGCAGACAGAGCAGGCTTGGCTCTGGTACTCGAGCAAGACCAACCATGGAGTGAGCGTGTCAATCGCCGAAGATCACGTATAAAAAGTGCGGGCGCCGTCATGTACGAAAAAAACCTTTCGTTGGCATTACGACACTCGATAAGTGACGGTTCCGGAACGACCGATCGTCGATTAACGCGCTTGTTGTCTTTCTTTCAGGCGAGCCTGCAAGCGTGGCACTGACTCTTGTGGAACTGGATAATTTCATTACCACCGGGCAGGTTATATCGCTCGTAGAATAGATTTATCGTGCAGGTCGCGGTTGGAGATCATGGGATCTAGCCGAGAAGAAATCATGCAATTTGGTCTGAATTTCCCATTTTGCGTCGTCTGCTCGGAAAGTCGTCCGTTTTACATGGTTTTGATACAGACTGTTGATCCGCGGCGCTTATGGAGATATATATTTGTCACGCCACGATAACGAGAATATGTGGAGGTGGGCGTGCGCGATTCGGAGGAGTTATTGCGCCTGATCTATGGCGCGTTGGTCGGCGCTGGTATTGACCTCGATGCGGTAGACGAGGTGTTGGAGTTTTCTTGCGAGCAGATGAGCGACCCGTCACGGCGCGCTCGTCATGTCTGGCAGGTCAACTTCTGGCGCGCAGTCGAACAGGTTTCGGGTGATCCGGACATCGGCGTGCATCTATGTCCGCATTTGCCGCTTTTTCGCAACAGCGCGATCGAGTATCTGTTTCTCAGCTGTAAGACGTTCGGCCAGGCCTGCCGTCTGGCATTGCGCTACGATCGGCTGATCAGCGACGCGTTTCATGGAGAGGTCTATATCGAGGACGGCGTGGGTGTCGCGCGGATTACCGGAACCAATGGTAGCGATTCGATCCTGCGCCACTCGGAGGTTTGTTTCGTCTACGGCGTGATCGATTTTCTCGCTCATATGACTCAAGGCGCTTTCGTAGCCGAACGCGTGCATCTGTGCTGCGATCCCGGTCTGGCGCGAGACGACTACGAACGCACATTCGCCTGCCCCGTGAGTTTCGGCGAGACCTCGAGCGAAATTCGCTTCGATGCCGAGCTTTTCGATCTGGAAAGTGCGTATCACAACCCGGAGATGTTGGCGATTCACCGTGAACATGCGGACCGGGAAGTCACGAATTTGAAGAGTCAGGACACGATCGACCGGTTGCGTTCTGCCATCATGCGACGACTTCCCGGATCGGAAGGCGTCGATATCGAGCTCGACGATATCGCCGGTGATGTTGGCGACAACGGCCGCCATGTCCGCAGTGAACTGGCTGCAGCCGGCACCTCCTTTCGCAAGCTCGTGCAAAGCGTGCGATTCCACATGGCCTGTCGACTGCTCTCCCACTCGGGCGCGGCAACCGAAGCGATCGCGGACCTGCTCGGCTTTTCCGGTGAACGCGCCTTTCGACGTGCCTTCAAATCGCTTTCGGGGCTGACGCCGTCCGAGTACCGAAAGATGGAGCGTCTCGACCGCCATGCGCTCAAGGACCCCTACGAACTGCTGTCGCGGATGATCGAGATCGACAGCTGACCGAGCGAGTTCATCGCCTATCGGTTTCGCGATGTGCCGGCCGAATTTCCACGCGGCTTTGTTTCTCGGCAGGACTTTTCAGCGCGCGTTGTCACGATCATTCAACGGTATTTCCAAGCCGGGACGCTGATTTGTCGCGGGATTAATTCCCAATTTTTCGTCGATAAATTCAACTTTAAATCAATAAATTAGACGAAAGGGGACCGCGCTGACAAACGTGTGCGTCAGTACGGTCCTTGTTCTCAATGCGACGAATCCGGTTGGTTATAGGGCACGTCCAACGGGCGTTGGCCAGAAGACAAACCAACGGGGAGCGGCCTGCGACGGCCGACAATGCTATGACAATTAAACGAGGGGAAGCCGGTGCTTCGGGCATCGGTCACGCCGCAGGCCTGGCGCTGCGCGGCGCATTCACGGGGCTGTGTCTTGCGGGCGCGCTAAGCGCCTGCTCATCGGGCGGTGGTGGCGACGGCGGCCAGGGTGGCGACGGTCCCAATCCGGGCGATGTGGTCGGCGGCGGTGCCGATCCGAGCGTTGCATTCAGCTATCCGGTGAACGGCCAGGACAACGTCTACGTCAAGTCGCAGATCGCGGTCGCCTATCGCGGCGATGTCGATGGCGATCCCGGCCTCACGCTGGCGGTCGACGGCACGCCGGTCGATACCAACGTCGAGCGCGATAGCAATCAATCCAACATCTTCCGCCTGAGTGTGCCGGGCGGCGGCGACGTCGAGCGCGCGGGCCTCGAGCCCAACACCAGCTACACCGTGCAGAACGGCGCCGGCGATACGCTGTTTTCGTTCACCACGCGAGCTTACGACGGGCGTCCCGGCGAGGGCGCATTCAGCGTTGCGCGGCTCTCCCGTATCGGTGATCGCAACGTGCCGTTCACCGAGTTCAACCCCATTCGGGCTCGCTTTTCCAGCCCCGTCGACGAAGGCAGTATCGAACTCTGCGATGCCGGCGAAACCCTGGGCACCGACTGCACCGTGTCGGTTACCGGCCCCGATGGCGCCGTACCCGGCCGCCTGACTGTGCTGGGCTCGGATATGACCTTCGACCCCAGCAGCGATCTGGGCGACGGCACGCCGAGCAGCCGTAATGCAGCCGATTACGACAGCAGCGATCTCGTGGGCGGCCAGACCTACACCGTCGCCTTCGACGGCGTGCGCTCGGCCTTCGGCGACGAACTGTCGACCAGCTTCAAGGTCACCCCGGTCGCCATCAGCGAAGGCGACAGCGTGGATACCGTTCAGGCGCTGTCGATCACGGGTGGCCGTGGCGACAACCCGCTCAACGGCGGCTTGCGCAATCTCGTCAAGATCAACTCCCAGCTGATTGGCGGCAACGACCAGCCGGCGTCGAACGCCGACGATCGCGGTGGGCTTCTCACGCGTCTGGCGGGCACCACCAGCGGCTCGCGCTACAACGGCACCTTCCCGGGCCTGATTCCCGCCGGTCAGCAGTTCGACCTCACGCCGCTGGCGCTCAAGCTCAACGGCGACGTCGATACGCCGATCAACACCGACAACATCCGGGTGCGCTTCGCCAACGACGCCGATGTCTATCTGGTGAGCAACGCGCCGCTGGCCGGCATCGAGGCCCCGACCCAGGTGCTGCTGCGCTTCGATCTCGGCATCAGCACCGCCGTTCCCCAGGGGAATCCGATCGCCGCGCTGTCGAATGGCGTCTTCAACCAGACCGCCATGGATATCGTGGCCGCCGGCCTGGCCGTGCCGCAGCCCAATGGCGATATCAAGCTCACTACGCTCGGCAGTTTCCCGGTGTCGGTGAACCGTACGGGTAACGCGATCGTCGACTTCGAATTGGAGCTGACCCTGCCGAACCCGAGTGCGTCGGACATGATCACGGTGGACGCCGATACCACCGCGCCGCGCATTACCGCGCAGTATCCGAGTGGCTGTCTATATACATTCAATACGCAGGATGCCGCTGGCAATCCGCTGTTTGAAAGCGGTTCCGTGGTGGGCGGTATCGACGGCACCACGACGCTGTCCGACACCGAAGCCAACTGCATTAGCGTTCTGAGCCAGCGCGAGATTCTCAACGCGGATGATATGGAGGCGCCGGACGCGCTACTTAACTTCCCCGAGCCGCGTGCGGACAGCCTGCCGTTGCGTTCGAACCCGTCATTGACTTTCTCCGAACCGGTCGACCCGATCAGCCTCGGGGCGAATATCACACTCACCAACAATGCCGATAGCTCCGAAGTACCCGTGCGTCTTCGCAGCGAAGGCTCCAGTGTGGTCATCGATCCGGTCGAGGCGCTGGAGCCGGATACGCAGTACACCGTTCAAGTCGGTCAGGGCATTACCGATCTGGCGGGCAATGGCCTGGAAGGCAACTTCCCCGGCAGCACCCTCGTGTCGAACATTACCTTCAACACCGAACCGATGGTGATACCGCGAGAAGCCGATGGCCAGCCGACCGATGTCAGCCAGGATCTCACCCAGCGACGTGCCGTACGGCAAGCCGCGCCGTTCCTCACGGTTTTGACGCCCGGTATGCCGTGCCCGTTGATGCAGTCCTCGGACGAGCCGGAATCGGACTTCCGTAGTGGCGGGGATATCGCAGGGCGCTGTGTCGGCGATTCTGCGACGGCATCGGGAGATTTCCCAACGCCGAACCCCTTTCCTGACGGAACGCAGTATCCGGCGCCGAGCAGTGCCAAGGTCGTGTATCCGGTATTCAAGGAGCCGGCCAACAATACCGTCGATGCGTATTTTTCCAAGCCGGTTCAGGCCAGCACCATTCAGATGGCCAATGGGTGTCTGATTGGCGGTAGCGGCAATACGAACAGCGACGCTACGGTTGCAGTTCAGATCATGGACGGAAGCGGCCAATGTACTGGCGTTGTACCCGGTGCTCTCGCACTGCTGACGCCAAGCGACACGTTGACGCGCGGTTTCAGTTTCCGTCCGACGGATGCGTTCGTGCCCGGCCAGCGCTACTGGATCGTCGTTTGCGGTAGCGCAGACGACACACAAGGCACGGGGGCGAGCGACTGCTCAACCGGAAAGACGGTCCTAGGCCAAAACGGCCTGAGGCTGAATACCAATTCGCTTCTGGGTACCGGTACGCGGGTCAGTGCCTTTGGTGGCACCCAAAACGGGCAGCCGAATCCTGCGCCGCCGGGTACTTGCGGCGCCGGTATTACCGATATACCAAGTGGCGGAGGTAACGTTTATTGCTACGACGATAACCGGGCCCAGGGCGGACCCGACATCGTCATGCCGTTCGACGGTGCGCCCGCCACTCGGGATTTCTATGCGACGACTCTGGCGTTGCCGGAGACCGATACGAATGGAAACGGAATTTTCGATAACACGCCCTATGGACAAGATCGCATCGCCCTGGGCATGAACGACATTGGGGGGCAGCTTACGGATGAAACCACGTACGCCGCGAACCAGGTATTCGATGATTCGTTCGGGCGTGAACGGTCCCAGCCCGCGAACATCGTATTCAGCGCTACCCTTCAAGGCCTGCTTCCTGGCGCGGGGGCCGAAGCCGGCTTCCTTTCGGGCGGTCGTCCGGTCGCTATCCGGCAGTTGAACGACGGAGAAAGCTGCGCGCCGGCGAATCAGGTCACCTTCAACGATGGGACGTCGGTGATCGGTAATAGCGCGCCGAGCCAGTGTCTGCCCGTCGACTTGTTGCCTGGCGGTTTCACTGCGATCACGAGTCTGGCGGCCGGCAATATCGCACCGACCGGTCGTACACTGCTGCGCTTCCCATACGGCGTTGACGGCAACGGTCAGTCGACCGATAAGCCGCAAAGTGGTTATATCGTGCCGGAATGCCAGGGAAGCTTTCAGGGCGAGGACTATGATTATGCCCCCTGCTTCGTGGCCAATCTGCGCCTCACGGTCAATGGCAACGACGGTATAAGCAGTGAGGGCACGAACTTGGCTATCCCGCAACAGGACCTGAATGTCCGCGTTTTTGGACCTGTCGCATTCGAACAGAACGGCCGCTTGGTGATTTCGACCAAGAATGCGAATGCCTTCGCGATCGTCGCCTATCTCACGACGGGCCCCAACT from the Salinisphaera sp. T31B1 genome contains:
- a CDS encoding AraC family transcriptional regulator ligand-binding domain-containing protein; the encoded protein is MRDSEELLRLIYGALVGAGIDLDAVDEVLEFSCEQMSDPSRRARHVWQVNFWRAVEQVSGDPDIGVHLCPHLPLFRNSAIEYLFLSCKTFGQACRLALRYDRLISDAFHGEVYIEDGVGVARITGTNGSDSILRHSEVCFVYGVIDFLAHMTQGAFVAERVHLCCDPGLARDDYERTFACPVSFGETSSEIRFDAELFDLESAYHNPEMLAIHREHADREVTNLKSQDTIDRLRSAIMRRLPGSEGVDIELDDIAGDVGDNGRHVRSELAAAGTSFRKLVQSVRFHMACRLLSHSGAATEAIADLLGFSGERAFRRAFKSLSGLTPSEYRKMERLDRHALKDPYELLSRMIEIDS
- a CDS encoding metallophosphoesterase — translated: MSALFRSFERNHYGRDWVVGDIHGCFYMLDRLLDRAGFDRHCDRLFSLGDLIDRGPDSERALAYLDEPWFHAIRGNHEQMLLDSVRHGGDLQRLWQVNGGEWFAELSPWHQETFTAYCSALPLAAEVELHDGRRAGLAHADVPDDWADVVDGLTGDTVTPELANRLLWQRERATEIERRDRGLLWRRRRRPIVVHGIDLVLFGHTPMSAPTRCENTRWLDTGAFMGRRLTVAELALDGCVWSLASDLDHCSDQWRCVVSDRRR
- a CDS encoding DoxX family protein translates to MRYPLATYSRAHFIALIGIVLFFLGGGVAHFWLSPWFVAIVPDYIPTPVLAVAVSGACEILGAIGLLMPRTRRAAGIGLLLLIVAVFPANVFMAQHPERFDVFPLWALYLRLPLQLVLLAWVGYAMRRAGLATSL
- a CDS encoding lipase family protein — translated: MALAAGCAWQPPVTDQAVPPATVADTAARFSEPEAPFEPPADDAFHVQPSAAELAAVAPGTILRYRPIAPEAYYFFEVNARAWQVVYRSNDTNGKPQAVVATILVPDEPKPRLLSYQVAYDALTRRCAPSYEILSGSMVEHLLMNKALRRGWVVVIPDYEGPETQFLAGRNAGQGVLDGIRAARRFLPDAWVDADTPAALWGYSGGAFASLWAAEIAADYAPETNLVGIAAGGPPADLASSAEHVDGGLFAGLYFAAVIGLSRAYDRIDVDTLLNEKGRRMFEDLDASCVGQELAWVKDPVLSGYSFDDMRDYVTVDNLLAVPVVRQVIAENRLGQRAFTAPLLYYHARFDQITPTSDARALARRYCELGVPVVFESAFGEHITAAITHASRAVDFLADRFAGLSPADDCAQLSRDRNP
- a CDS encoding Ig-like domain-containing protein, with amino-acid sequence MTIKRGEAGASGIGHAAGLALRGAFTGLCLAGALSACSSGGGGDGGQGGDGPNPGDVVGGGADPSVAFSYPVNGQDNVYVKSQIAVAYRGDVDGDPGLTLAVDGTPVDTNVERDSNQSNIFRLSVPGGGDVERAGLEPNTSYTVQNGAGDTLFSFTTRAYDGRPGEGAFSVARLSRIGDRNVPFTEFNPIRARFSSPVDEGSIELCDAGETLGTDCTVSVTGPDGAVPGRLTVLGSDMTFDPSSDLGDGTPSSRNAADYDSSDLVGGQTYTVAFDGVRSAFGDELSTSFKVTPVAISEGDSVDTVQALSITGGRGDNPLNGGLRNLVKINSQLIGGNDQPASNADDRGGLLTRLAGTTSGSRYNGTFPGLIPAGQQFDLTPLALKLNGDVDTPINTDNIRVRFANDADVYLVSNAPLAGIEAPTQVLLRFDLGISTAVPQGNPIAALSNGVFNQTAMDIVAAGLAVPQPNGDIKLTTLGSFPVSVNRTGNAIVDFELELTLPNPSASDMITVDADTTAPRITAQYPSGCLYTFNTQDAAGNPLFESGSVVGGIDGTTTLSDTEANCISVLSQREILNADDMEAPDALLNFPEPRADSLPLRSNPSLTFSEPVDPISLGANITLTNNADSSEVPVRLRSEGSSVVIDPVEALEPDTQYTVQVGQGITDLAGNGLEGNFPGSTLVSNITFNTEPMVIPREADGQPTDVSQDLTQRRAVRQAAPFLTVLTPGMPCPLMQSSDEPESDFRSGGDIAGRCVGDSATASGDFPTPNPFPDGTQYPAPSSAKVVYPVFKEPANNTVDAYFSKPVQASTIQMANGCLIGGSGNTNSDATVAVQIMDGSGQCTGVVPGALALLTPSDTLTRGFSFRPTDAFVPGQRYWIVVCGSADDTQGTGASDCSTGKTVLGQNGLRLNTNSLLGTGTRVSAFGGTQNGQPNPAPPGTCGAGITDIPSGGGNVYCYDDNRAQGGPDIVMPFDGAPATRDFYATTLALPETDTNGNGIFDNTPYGQDRIALGMNDIGGQLTDETTYAANQVFDDSFGRERSQPANIVFSATLQGLLPGAGAEAGFLSGGRPVAIRQLNDGESCAPANQVTFNDGTSVIGNSAPSQCLPVDLLPGGFTAITSLAAGNIAPTGRTLLRFPYGVDGNGQSTDKPQSGYIVPECQGSFQGEDYDYAPCFVANLRLTVNGNDGISSEGTNLAIPQQDLNVRVFGPVAFEQNGRLVISTKNANAFAIVAYLTTGPNFPPAPLPAPTQAGDQSLQLIGPAIHGGLSFPVR